A region from the Populus trichocarpa isolate Nisqually-1 chromosome 18, P.trichocarpa_v4.1, whole genome shotgun sequence genome encodes:
- the LOC7470075 gene encoding uncharacterized protein LOC7470075: MSSFCNQIEEIKSLIYSNKSLAYSTLSHLQEQSVNDPSLLQTLADNSRDLVSLITVDISIDDEEVAAQALKCSGFMIYHPSLVSTIPVDDANLVLEALAKVIMSTKIKSVCNLGVWCISMQQFEASILVGCFNSVLQAVVHALDNPIGSLSTTFEAMQAVMKLAAQLSERMRESSHIWAPPIFRRLLSTDKRERDISERCLLKIRPTIIPPPPALSKALAEDMKLKLLTVMKDLLNQGLKIQTLQAWGWFIRLQGSHAMKYRHLTNDMLKVPEKTFSDHNPQVQIASLVAWEGLVDAFIHPALLTSETNEPIKNGIQQVRTSGGSSCQIQASGFSKSIKLIMTPLIGIISSKCDVSVYSSCLKTWCYLLHKLDISVNHPWVIELVLDPIFGAVFRFGPDVKTFWLWNLCLDLLDDFILAKCRNLDHETSSQVSHHSTSSKWSWKLQPIKWLPWTIGQLDFLVKMMDIIISHASIATITPENRSSACDAALRIFRSFLKGVQMDFRSSSTKYNDIMLCLNTLLRFIKKICEDVTSEGGRSSELHHTSLQFLEAVVQDLEPSILGSPLYKVSLNFTCIHLQMVDNIRNVKYLGISSVAYMDMVSPLVYLSVLYICVVIPSTPATRGMELLLQGLRRFFKTILLLYDPVENLSVAVGLLYKHMEFRHLDIWTAIAKGLEDFFNGLTVKDLSLLKMDSNRDFPRAVCHLLSYPFVVCSCSWPTQKKDSGSLKESLVSPERKLKLQQVAEVWKSLYGALCASKFNKFSETSSLTEELCSMLNGCVDQNISMLDHGTEQYFHRDDIGLTYLSGTAVTCVMEQQILTLAASSVGNNVEHARDPKTFSGIKNSLEFSSRFLKLSWSMMEADPSTILFVTSRVFSVLVCFVRCLHTKPSILSFIETISCPLLQWLSHRETQEASTNEQLHHLWSEILNCLRRCQPPIVFDSSLLKLQAPLLEKTLDHPKSTISELTVTFWNSTYGKQIKLDYPESLLDILDKLSRNKRINLQTKSLPFLVKCHSISEVTAQRSRVTATNSRNSKRVELVEDTANQFEPENRLGSSSKRKRVGLTDHQKEVRRAQQGRGMDCSGHGPGIRTYTSVDFSQGNEDSQESQEIRDPESILELLRRTA, translated from the exons ATGTCAAGTTTCTGTAATcaaatagaagaaataaaatccCTAATTTATTCTAACAAATCACTCGCTTACTCTACTCTTTCACACTTACAAGAACAATCAGTAAATGATCCTTCATTACTACAAACCCTAGCTGACAATTCTCGAGATTTAGTCTCTTTGATCACAGTTGACATCtcaattgatgatgaagaagt TGCTGCACAGGCTTTAAAGTGTTCGGGATTCATGATTTACCATCCTTCTCTTGTTTCTACTATTCCAG TTGATGATGCTAATTTGGTTTTGGAGGCATTGGCTAAAGTAATTATGAGCACAAAGATAAAG TCGGTTTGTAATTTAGGAGTTTGGTGTATATCTATGCAACAATTTGAAGCATCAATTCTAGTTGGCTGTTTCAATTCAGTGTTGCAGGCGGTTGTTCATGCTCTTGATAATCCGATTGGTTCTTTGTCTACGACATTTGAGGCTATGCAG GCTGTGATGAAGTTAGCAGCTCAGTTAAGTGAGAGGATGAGAGAATCTTCACACATATGGGCTCCTCCAATATTTAGGAGACTTCTCAGCACTGATAAGAGAGAAAGGGATATTTCAGAAAGGTGTTTACTGAAGATTAGGCCGACAATAATTCCTCCTCCCCCTGCTCTTTCCAAG GCACTTGCGGaagatatgaaattgaaattacttACTGTAATGAAGGATCTTCTGAATCAGGGCTTGAAAATTCAAACGTTGCAAGCATGGGGATGGTTTATCCGCTTACAAGGATCTCATGCCATGAAGTATAGGCATTTAACTAATGACATGCTGAAAGTTCCAGAGAAAACATTCTCGGATCACAATCCACAAGTCCAGATTGCTTCGCTG GTTGCCTGGGAAGGTCTTGTTGATGCTTTCATTCACCCTGCACTCTTAACTTCTGAGACTAATGAACCCATTAAGAATGGTATTCAACAAGTGCGAACTTCTGGTGGGAGTAGTTGTCAAATTCAAGCAAGTGGTTTTTCAAAAAGCATAAAGCTCATAATGACACCTCTAATTGGTATCATCTCGAGTAAATGTGATGTATCTGTTTACTCTTCATGCTTGAAGACATGGTGTTATCTGCTGCATAAGCTTGATATCTCTGTCAACCATCCATGGGTGATAGAACTGGTGTTGGATCCCATTTTTGGAGCTGTTTTTCGGTTTGGGCCTGATGTTAAGACTTTCTGGTTGTGGAACCTGTGCCTAGATCTGCTTGACGATTTTATTTTAGCAAAATGCAGGAACCTAGACCATGAAACCAGTAGCCAGGTAAGCCATCATTCAACATCCAGCAAATGGTCATGGAAACTGCAACCCATTAAATGGTTGCCCTGGACTATTGGTCAGCTGGATTTCCTTGTAAAGATGATGGATATTATCATCAGCCATGCATCAATTGCAACAATCACCCCTGAAAATAGAAGTTCAGCATGTGATGCTGCCTTAAGGATATTTAGATCTTTTTTAAAAGGGGTCCAAATGGATTTTAGAAGTTCCTCCACTAAATACAATGACATTATGTTGTGTTtgaacacattattaaggttcATAAAGAAGATATGTGAAGATGTAACTTCAGAAGGTGGCAGGAGTAGTGAATTGCATCATACTTCCCTCCAATTTCTAGAGGCTGTTGTTCAGGACTTAGAACCTTCTATATTGGGATCCCCTCTTTACAAGGTGTCTTTAAACTTCACATGCATTCACCTGCAAATGGTTGACAACATTAGAAATGTAAAATATCTGGGTATCAGCTCTGTTGCTTACATGGATATGGTTTCGCCATTGGTTTATCTAAGTGTACTCTATATCTGTGTGGTGATCCCATCAACTCCTGCCACTCGAGGGATGGAGCTACTTCTTCAGGGACTTCGCAGATTTTTCAAAACCATACTTTTATTGTATGATCCTGTGGAAAATCTGTCTGTTGCTGTTGGTTTATTGTATAAACACATGGAGTTTAGGCACCTAGATATTTGGACAGCGATAGCAAAAGGTTTGGAAGATTTCTTCAATGGTCTAACTGTAAAGGATCTTTCACTTTTGAAAATGGACTCCAACAGGGATTTTCCTCGTGCTGTATGCCACCTCTTATCCTACCCTTTTGTGGTTTGTTCTTGCTCTTGGCCAACCCAAAAGAAAGATAGTGGTTCCTTGAAAGAATCTCTTGTTTCACCAGAAAGAAAGCTTAAACTTCAACAAGTAGCTGAAGTGTGGAAATCACTGTATGGAGCTCTTTGTGCCTCGAAGTTTAATAAGTTCTCTGAAACAAGCAGTTTAACTGAAGAGCTTTGTTCAATGTTAAATGGTTGTGTTGATCAAAACATCAGCATGCTTGACCATGGTACTGAGCAATATTTTCATCGTGATGATATTGGCCTCACTTATTTATCTGGCACTGCTGTGACATGTGTCATGGAACAACAGATCCTAACTTTGGCAGCAAGTTCAGTTGGGAACAATGTGGAACATGCTCGTGACCCTAAGACATTTAGTGGCATAAAAAATAGCTTGGAATTTTCTTCCAG ATTCTTGAAGCTGTCATGGTCAATGATGGAAGCAGATCCTTCCACTATTCTCTTTGTAACTTCAAG GGTCTTTTCTGTGCTAGTATGTTTTGTCAGATGCCTTCACACCAAGCCAtctattctttcatttattgaG ACAATAAGTTGTCCACTACTTCAGTGGCTGTCACATAGAGAAACACAGGAGGCAAGCACCAATGAACAACTTCACCACTTGTGGTCCGAAATCCTTAATTGCTTAAGGAGGTGCCAACCACCAATAGTCTTTGATTCCTCTCTCCTAAAACTTCAGGCACCACTTCTTGAAAAAACTCTTGATCACCCAAAATCCACCATTTCAGAGCTTACCGTCACCTTTTGGAATTCAACATATGGTAAGCAGATCAAGTTAGATTACCCCGAGAGTTTACTTGACATCTTAGACAAgctttcaagaaataaaagaataaacctCCAAACAAAAAGTCTGCCATTCCTGGTAAAATGCCATTCAATATCAGAAGTAACTGCTCAGAGATCCAGGGTCACTGCAACAAACAGCAGGAACTCTAAAAGAGTAGAGTTAGTGGAGGATACCGCGAATCAATTTGAGCCAGAAAATAGGTTGGGTTCaagttcaaaaagaaaaagggtggGACTTACCGACCACCAGAAGGAAGTGAGACGTGCACAGCAAGGAAGGGGAATGGATTGCAGTGGTCACGGTCCAGGGATCCGGACATACACTAGTGTTGATTTTTCACAAGGTAATGAAGATTCACAAGAGAGTCAGGAAATCCGGGATCCTGAATCTATCTTGGAGCTGCTAAGAAGAACTGCTTAA